The Brachyhypopomus gauderio isolate BG-103 chromosome 19, BGAUD_0.2, whole genome shotgun sequence DNA segment acacacacacacacacacacacacacacacacacacacacactcactcacacagacacacactcacacattcactcacacagacacacacactccaccaccacagCCAGACTGGCTCACCTTGGCTTTGCCCTGAAAGTTGAAGGTGAGGACGTATTCCCCCGGCCGCGTCTCACTCTGACGAATCACAAACAGGCCGTGGCTCCGAGCTCCGCCCGCCAGCACCAACTGGGCCGCCCGTACGCGTGACAGGGTCCCGTGGAACCACGGGTAACCTGCAAGGCTGCCGTCACCTTCCACCTCCACTATGGGCTCACCTGGACCACCTGGACCACCTGGACGTGGAACACAAGGAGCATTGTGGGAAATGAGTGAACCAGAGTGCATTTTCCTTTCTGATAAAATGTCTGTTTGCATATGAATGCAGtttagattttgtgtgtgtgtttgtgtgcgtgcatgtgtgtgtgtgttttgtgtgtgtgtgtgtgtgtgtgtgtaccaggtgGTGGGCTAGCACCCTGCGCTTCTGGGAACTGAAGGAAGCGCTCTAAGGGCACGTGAGAGGGGTGCTGTGTGAGTGGTAGTTCCCGGCAGCGAACAGAGGGGGCGCTGCAGTGATCTCCAGTGGTGGTACACGCCCTCTCGGCAGCTCGGTGTACGCCTATGACACAAACAAACGACCAATTACGATCTGACGAATTACCGCATGCCCAACTCCAGTCCTTgaagggtcagagttcagcacAGTAATGTGTCCCTGCAGGACTGGTGGCTGCTTATTTTATGACTGATTTCAGCTCATTTTCTGGTTCTGGTTCCTGCCCCACCAGCTCCCGCACGGGCCCGGGAACACGGAGGACCTGAAGCGCTTTCGAGAGACAGTCAGCGTACCGTCAGGCAGGAGGTCACAGCTGCAGGAGGCCACCAGGGAGAACTCCTTACACGGTGGACCATGAGGACACGACGCCAGCTCGATGTCGTCCCCGCTGTCCCTGCAACACACCGGCAGCACctcagagtcagagagagagtcgcgattGGCCGAGGGTCCGCTTGCGCCCCGCCCCCTCTTTCTTCCCTGGTTTCGTTCGAAGGGCAAATATGTTTCTGCCGTTTACCCCGGGTCTATGCAGTCCTGGATGTCGGCGACCCAGGAGTTTTTCTGGAGGGAGTCTATGGTCTCCAGGATGTACTCGCTGCCGTCTCCCACCTACGATGGAAAACAGCACAAAGGTGTAGTTGTGCGCGGGAACCTCCGTCGCCTGctacacctcaacacacaccgcGTAGCGCCAGCTCAACCACACAGGTTCAAAAATTCCACGTTGAACAAGctagacacagagacacactgtgtctctccctctctccccctctctcctcccctttcccctccctctctctccccccctccctctctctccctcttttctccctctctacctctctcctctcccccctcccccctctaaACGATGTTACACCTGGACAGTAATGTCATTAGCTAAACTAAAGAAGCTGGTTATGTGAACGTGCAAAAATGAGGCACTTTAATATATAACTAAGACACGAGGGAAGGAAACgtcagggcagtgtgtgtgtgtgtgtgtgtgtgtgtgtgtgtgtgtgtgtgtgtgtgtgtgtgtgtgtgtgtgtgtgtgtgtgtgtggtgaagggtgAGAGGTCAAAGGTGATGGGTGAGAGGTCTCTCTACCTTCAGCACAAAGGTGTTGTCCTTGTCAGGCATCTCCAGCGGCATGGTTGTCCTGACCTCCATGATGGCGGACAGGGGCACGCTGACCTTGGGCTTGGAGCACTGGACACAGAGGCAGGGAAGCAGAATGAGGCCGAACTCCCAGAAGGCCGTTGGGCCATACACTGCTTTGCTGTATATTAGGGTGTGTGTccaggggtttgtgtgtgtgtacgagtgtttgtgtgtgtgtatgtgcaattCCTGCGGAACATATGACATCCAGCCCTCTGCATTGATTCCAAATATGTCTAATTTTACCATCTGGGCAGACCTTCGAGATCTGGACCTCTCTGGTTTCATTAATTATTTACTTAGACAAGGTTTCAGTTATGGGAGCGAATGGCTTTACATACTCAGACAAACCTGGAAATCATCATGTTAGAGACACATAGTGAGACCTCTatggctgacacacacacacacacacacacacacacacacacacacacacacacacacacacacacacacacacacacacacacacacacacacacacacacactccacagccCTACAGGTTTCAtccttctctcttcttctgGAAAACAGCCAAATAACCTTCTCATGTGGCAGTAACACCATTCACGTCTCTCCCAGTTCACACCACTGGAAGTCTCGATGTCCACTCAGTGAGCAAGACACTCCTTATGTCTCCGTGTCCACTCAGCGAGTGAGACATTCTCTGCTCGGCTGTTGTGTCCGGACTTCCTCTGTGGTTTAAAGTGCCATTTTTATCTGCCGGTCATTGAGCCAGGAACAGGAAGTTGTTAGCAGCACTCCCCGGGAAAATGACCACCCTGAAGTAACCCAAAGATATGCCTCTCCCAACTCCATACGCCATGATAAAATGTTAAATCAGCActctaaaacacaaacacatgttttTTTATGTACTAAATGTATATTATAAACCATACACTAAACCACCACAGATTGGCAGAGCCACAGTGTAGCTGGGTAGCGTTACAGCCGACCAGAATGACCCTGCGGACAACAGAAGccaaacacaggacacacacacacacacacacacacacacacacacacacagtccagcaGTGATACTCGCATTACTGCAGAATGTACAGTCAGGTTTGCAGGGCTCCTAGTTTAAGTGTGCATGATGTATCTCCTTCAACCCTACGATCTCTGTTGGATTGTGGGTGTATTGGGTTCCTACCTTGGGCGGTACGTAGAACTCGAGCAGGAACTTCTCTCCGCCCTCCACGTTGGCCCGCGACTTCCGGAGCAGGAGACGGCACTTCTGCCACTGACCCGCCCCGACGCAGTTGGTGTCGTCGGCCACCATGTAGCGGAGCGTCCCCTCCCTCTGCACCTCCAGCAGCTCCGACCGCTGGCTCAGGGAGCCTCGTGCCAAACGCAACCTCTGGCTCCATCGCTCCGCCCCTCCAGGTTCCGCCCCTCCCGGCTTCCTGCCCCCGCCGCCGTCCGGTTCTGGGGAGGAGCGCCGGTGCCAGATCTCCCTCACCCCGTCCACCACGCACAGGCTCATGTTCCGCAGAGAGAAGCCCTTCTTGAAGCGGGCCTTGGGCCGGCCCAGGGACACGTCCTCGGAGCTGCGCGACTGGCCCAGCGCAGGCACCTTGTGGGCGGGCGTCCGTCGGCCGCGGGGGACGGTGCTCCCgacggctccgccccctccgctGTCCATGCTGTCCAGCGATTCGCTGGAGGCGCCGGTTTCCTTGCGACGGTGACACAGCTCATGGCCGTAGGGCAGAGGGCAACTCTGGATTCCCACGAAGGGCACGATGCTGTATTTGGgggcggaggaggaggaggaggcggccCCGGGAGACCCCGCCTCCCGGGCTTGGCTGAGGGCGGCGGTGAAGCAGTCCAGGAAGTGGTGGGTGAAGTGCTGCGAGAAGCTAGCATCGGCGCCGGGCGAGTCGTAGCACGGGTTCTCGCTGACGAAACGACGGAACTTGTGAGCGAAGTCCGCGGCGGAGGCACGAGCGTGAAGCTCGCAGAACTCCCTCCAGTCAGGGAGGGGGCAGGACGACAGCTCCGGGCTGCTGGACGCCCCGTCACAGTTCATCCCTGGGCCATGGCAACGTCCCGCCAGAGCGCTGAACGTCACGCGCAGAACCCGCCGGTCCGACATCCGGGCGCACGCACGgcgtggggagagagaggaagaaggagaagaTGAGTTTGTGTAAGGATGGGTTGatgagtgagggggtggggcttgAGAGGGAGGAGGCACACCATTGGTCAGCTTTCACTGTAAGTCTCTCACAGGCAACAGAcaaatgagaaagaaagagagtttGAAAAGAACAAGACAGCTCCGGCGTGTCCCGATGGACATGCGAGCCTGGGACCATGAGAGGAAGGACACTGGCCGactttaactgtgtgtgtgtgtgtgtgtgtgtgtgtgtgtgtgtgtgtgtgtgtgtttggggacttgtatatttgtatatgaatgaCTGAAGGGTACAAAAGGGTATGAAGAAAGTACCAGGGAGTGAGATGTAGCCACATAACcgagggttcacacacacacacacacacacacacacacagagtgcacaaaagagagagagagaagaaaggaagGCCTCAAGGCTCTCCTTTTATAAAGTGATAGAAATGATCCAGAATCCAGAGCAGCTGTGTCTGACTTCCATGATGCTCTCTGGCGTGCTCCTCTGACTCGGAGAGGCTCCGGAATCTGCTGTTCGTGAGCAAATACCAACACAAGCTCGCCTGACGTCTATGAGTGACAGCAGCGCAGTCATGGCAACGAGCAAGCTAGGCAGGTCTgtgacacctctctctctcctttactcCCTttgcttccctctctccctctctttctctccctctctccctcctttcccACAGAGCCACTGACTCtcaaacacttctcacataacTCCAGATCTCGTCAAGACATCCTGAGGGCCGATCGCACaagaattcaaattcaaatactGGCATAACACTCAAATATTTACTGTCAAACTTCAGGGGAGGTGAAGCAAACAGTCATATTAGCACCAAAGGGAGGGTTAAATATTACATCGCAATTTTGCATTTTTTGCATCAACGCTAACGAGCTTTTTAATCATGCGTGTGGTTGTACTGTGTGGTTTCAGCTTGACGATCTGGGATGGGCACTGGGGGGTTTGAGAACGCTTGCCCGGCTTTGAGAAAACAGCAACACAAACGATGAGTCAGCTTATAACTACTCTCCATGACACACGAGTGCCAGTCAACCTGCATGGACCATTTCTACATTATAAAATCAGGCAGAACGCTCTTCATCACAGACCCTGGAGCCCCTGAGATCACTCCAGGCTAAATCTCAGACCCTGGGGCCCCTGAGATCACTCCAGGCTAAATCTCAGACCCTGGGGCCCCTGAGATCACTCCAGGCTAAATCTGTCCTTTGCTACACTTGATTTCTTACTTCCTCTTTTGCTATTTTTACCCCGAGAGCTTCTGTCTTTTTTCGGAATTTGCAATAAGGGGTGTGTGAAAAGTTGGGGCACGAGTCTTCACATGTAGATATGCAGTTACCACAGCAAACAGTTACACCATCTATTAGATGTGCCCATTATAAACAAGGTCAACGGAGAGGTCATAGTTCGGGAAAGTCAAAGAGTCAGTCAGATGATAGTCACAGGTATAACTAATCAAAACCATAACCGAGTTGAGGCATGTTTAACAtggtctcagtagaggtgtcgtGTTTCTCATGGAGTGACTACAGTTCACAGTCTCAGTAAACACATCATGTTTCTCATGAAAGAATACAGCAGACCGTCTCAGTAGAGGTATCTTTCTCATGGAGAGACTACAGTAGACAGACTCAGTAAAGGCATCATGTTTCTCATGGAGCAACTACTGCAGAccgtctcagtagaggtgtgttTCTCATGGAGCAAGTATGGTAGATAGTCTCAGTAGAGGAGTCATGTTTCTCATGGAGCGACTACAGTAGGCAGTCTCAACAGAGGTGTGTTTCTCATGGAGCAACTACGGTCTCAGTAGAGGTATCACAACCTGCCAACATCGTAAAACATGCAATGATCACCATTGCAACCTGCTTCCATCAAATCCTACTGTCATCACAGCCTGTCACCATCACAGGTTGTTACTATTAAGGGAGGAACGGATGGAGGCACACAGAAGAATGGAAGGAGAATGAAAAAGATGGAGAAGTTAAGAGATGAAGGTGAGATAAGAGAGGGGAGAtagtgaaagagggagagagaagagaaaaagaaaaaattgaTATGCAACTCAACTTTGAAActtccattacacacacacacacacacacacacacacacacacacacacacacacacacacacacacacacacgtgagtatGCTCATGACCCCATGCCTTTATCCTGTGTTGTGGACCTAGAAAACATGGAGTGAAACATGGAGTGaaacatggagtgtgtgtgagagaatgtatgtgtgtataaactGAACTTTAGCACATTCTCTATGAGACTCCCTGCCTATTAATATTAACAAGTGTCAGTTATTCCTTATGGAcaagtataaatgtgtgtgtgtgtgtgtgtgtgtgtgtgtgtgtgtgtgtgtgtgtgtgtgtgtgtgagacctagAGAGAGGTGCAGAGATCCTGTGGTGTGAAAGCACTTGTGACTCATTATCCTTCTGTCAACCAGAGGGAATTCTGGGATACTCTTCCAATGCTAATAGCCAGACATTAAACATTAGTGAGTGTGAGAGCCCTATGTCATTCCACAGAGCTCCCACTAAGAACCATAACGCTTCCCCAAGGGGCCCGAGGATGTGAGGGCTACATGGATGAGAACACTTACATGGGAGAGATACTTGTACAATATTAACAACTGAGCTTCTGGTTTAAGTTAACTGGTGGAGGACAATTTAAACCAGCAGGACTTGGCAAAACTACAATGAAGCTTTAGCAGGATATAGCCGGGACTTCAAGGACAGGAAATAAATACCCTGCCCCCACCCCATCTGAACTTCCCTTCCTGGAATTTTCAAGAAGCTTAAAAACAAATCGTGTGACTGCTCACGCTGCCACAAGGGTCTAAGTGTGAAACTCTAGTGCACCGTCTGCAGCTGACGACCCCTACAGCCCAAGGGCTGCAGAAAACGCAGAAATCACTCGACAAGGAAAACtaagaaattataataataataataagcgcTCAACCGTGACCTCAGAGAGTAACGTCTAAGAGTGACCTCTACGAGTGACCTCAGAGAGTGACCTCAGAGAGTGACCTCAGAGAGTGACCTCTAAGAGTGACCTCTAAGAGTGACCTCTAAGAGTGACGTCTAAGAGTGACCTCTAAGAGTGATGTCTAAGAGTGACCTCAGAGAGTGACCAACCCCAGTTCTGAAAGGTGCCTTGCAGATACGGAGACGCATGTCCCTGTCCCAGTCTTCTCTCTGGATCCGATGGATGGGTGGGGTTTACAGGACAGAGACGCAGAACAAACGAGAGTCCAGCAGTGTGTTTTACTCTGGCCACCTTCACCACTGACCAGAGGAGCACTAGAGGAGCACACTTCAAAAGCCACCAGGACTAAAGGTGACGGGACACGGTGGAATGTGTCCACTTCCACAGCATCGGTTTTATTGCTCAGGCTCTCCCAGATCCAGCTGGGGTTCGGTCCGCTAATCTGAGGCGGTGGCGACAGAATACTGCACTGAATAAGTTGGGAATATCGCTCAGCACACCACTTATTCAAGATTATCTGCGGAAAGATAATGAAGAAGTTAGTAGTTTCCAGGAATTAGGCCTTCAAATCTCCAAGAATGATAAAAAACTATTTAATGACATCAGAAGAAACATTAATAGGCTGAAACGTGACAGAACGGCGTCTTACATATGGCGTCTTACAGCGGCGTCTTACAACGGCGCCTTACATATGGCGTCTTACAGCGGCGCCTTACATATGGCGTCTTACAGCGGCACCTTACAGCGGCGTCTTACAGCGGCGCCTTACAGCGGCGCCTTACATATGGCGTCTTACATATGGCGTCTTACAGCGGCGCCTTACATATGGCGTCTTACATATGGCGTCTTACAGCGGCGCCTTACAGCGGCGCCTTACATATGGCGTCTTACAGCGGCGCCTTACAGCGGCGCCTTACAGCGGCGCCTTACAGCTGCGTCTTACAGCTGCGTCTTACAGCGGCGCCTTACAGCTGCGTCTTACAGCGGCGCCTTACAGCGGCGTCTTACATATGGCGTCTTACAGTGCCGTCTTACAGCGGCGCCTTACAAATGGCGTCTTACAGCGGCGCCTTACAGCGGCGCCTTACATATGGCGTCTTACAGCGGCGCCTTACAGCGGCGCCTTACAGCGGCGCCTTACAGCGGCGTCTTACAGCTGCGTCTTACAGCTGCGTCTTACAGCGGCGCCTTACAGCTGCGTCTTACAGCGGCGCCTTACAGCGGCGTCTTACATATGGCGTCTTACAGTGCCGTCTTACAGCGGCGCCTTACATATGGCGTCTTACAGCGGCGCCTTACAGGGGCGCCTTACATATGGCGTCTTACAGCGGCGCCTTACAGCGGCGTCTTACAGCGGCGCCTTACAGCTGCGTCTTACAGCGGCGCCTTACAGCGGCGTCTTACATATGGCGTCTTACAGTGCCGTCTTACAGCGGCGCCTTACAAATGGCATCTTACAGCGGCGCCTTACAGCGGCGTCTTACAGCGGCGTCTTACAGCTGCGTCTTACAGCTGCGTCTTACAGCTGCGTCTTACAGCTGCGTCTTACAGCGGCGCCTTACAGCTGCGTCTTACAGCGGCGCCTTACAGCGGCGTCTTACATATGGCGTCTTACAGTGCCGTCTTACAGCGGCGCCTTACATATGGCGTCTTACAGTGCCGTCTTACAGTGCCGTCTTACAGCGCCATGTACAATCCCGTGTACAAACTCAGGCTCAACGCACCAGACCACATGTGTCACAAGACATCAGGATGCTGTTGCTGTTTCAGCAATATTTGAAAAGTGGAACCACTTGTGAATATGGGGAAAATTTGTACATACatagtgtgaatgtgtgtgtgtgtgtgtgtgtgtgtgtgtggtgggtataTTGCTTTCAGTTTTATCTTTTgtactcattcattcattttttctttcttgtctTTCTGGGGCTCAGATTGTTGCAGATAAAGTCCGCACCTTCTCTACTCTTCATCACACTCCTCATCAGAGCTTCTGAATGTTCTGCCTGGCTTGCAGTCCACTGAGGTGACTCATATGTTTCAAGCTCTAAAAACGGATGCAAAGTAACTGGTGAACCACGATGCAGCACATGACCAGCAGCAGTGGTGTAGCGTGGGGCTAACAGTTCCGTCATGTGTGGTTTCGTATACTTCTTCTTTACGCCAGCAGACGTCTGGGAAGTGCCCGACATACGAAGAGCGAACACATCCAGAGGAAGTCTCAGTGAAGCCTGGTCAGCTCCTCCGCAATTAAACGACTACGTAGGGACACGTTGCACGACTCCGTAGCCAACTGGTTATTGGATCTGAACCCGGCGGCATCATCTGCACCAAGTACAAGCTGGAGGCTTCGAGGTCAAGGTGGGACACACGCCTGAAGGGGGAGGAGCGTGATGAGACACACCCTCGAATCTGGAGGAGCATGACAGAACACACCCCcgagtgtgccaggaaaatatcccccacaccattgcaccaccactctgaaccgttgatacaaggcaggatggatccatgatttcatgttgttgacaccaaattctgaccccaccatccgaatgtcacagcagaaatcgagactcatcaggcAACgcttttccaatcttctattgtccaattttggtgagcctgtgagaattgtagcctcagtttcctgttcttagcggacaggagtggcacccggtgtggtcttctgctgctgtagcccatcagcctcaaggttcgacgtgttgtgtgttcagagatgctcttctgcatgcctcgtttgtaacgactggttatttgagttactgttgccgttctatctgctcgaaccagtctggccattctcctctgacctctggcatcaacaaggcatttgcacccacagaactggcattcactggatattttctctttttctgaccattctctggAAACCCTAGAGATAGTTgcgcgtgaaaatcccagtagatcaacaGTTTctaaaatactcagaccagaccgtctggcaccaacaaccatgtcatgttcaaagtcacttaaagcacctttcttccccattctgatgctcggtttgaactgcagcagatcgtcttggccatgtgtacatgcctaaatgcactgaattgctgccatgtgattggctgatatgACATTTGTGTTACTGagtagttggacaggtgtacctaataaagtggccagtgtgtgtgtgtgtgtattgcaaaACTATacaaatgatgtgtgtgtgcagtaatcCTTGACAGGGCGAGTCTCAGACGCTGGTgctctatgtgtgtgttgggtaatTCATGTATTAGTGTTACTGGACTGTCAGGATGGTCTGAGCAAAACACTGTTACCTCTGTGCATTGGGAACAAAATGGCACATCAGGCTGTTGGTTGTgaatgtttctgtgtttgtgtatttgtgtatatcTGCAGCACCAGTGTTCCTTGGGCAAACTTCACCACAGAACACAGCTCACAGCAGGAAGGGTGAGAAACATCCTTCACTCTCCCAACAGTGCTGAGCCAACAGAGATGGTGACTGTACGAACCTAGAGGTATAACAATCAGTAAGAGGACAGGAAGAAGGGAACAGGgatggagatagagagagagagagagagaaatgatggGAGAGGGAAGACAAAGAGTCActgacagatagagagagagacagatagagagagagcgagagagagagagagagagaaaggatgggagagggaagagggaagagagagagagagagagagaatatcatGTTTTGCTCTTCATCCCAGCTGCTAAAACAAtctgtgtatatgagtgtgtgtatgtgtgtgtatatgactgtgtgtatgtaaacGGACCTCTTTGGGTCATGTAGATGAAAGAACGGAAAAAGACACACAGGGGTTTTTAATGAGGATTCCAGAGTACAGCACCGCCATCTTTACTGACCTGATACCAGAACAGTGACATACTATCACAGGGAACCTTGCAACCTCCACAGTGCTGtggctgatctgagatcagtagTGGCCTCCTCCAGGAGGACGGTGTCCATGGACACGGGCCTGGATGTTATCATAAGGGATATCCAGCAGTCTGTTTGTCTGCTGAATACAGTTCTATGAGCTGCCTTGTCCTTGAGTGGGAGAACTCTTACCGCCTGCAGGAgtgttttcatgtgtgtgtgtgtgtgtgtgtgtgtgtgtgtgtgtgtgtgtgtgtgtgtgactgttttCCTGTGATTACAACCGCAGAACTCAATCTCCCATGTCGTCTCAACTCACAGAGGACAGCTCCTGGTTACAGTGCTGGATCCAGATAAACACTGTTGGACAAATTCACGCACACCCACATGATACAAACAGCTACCGTCTAACTGTCCAATCACAGACACTTTGCACAAGCACTGTGATCcacctttatttatttactgttgCCTTTGAAACTCACATTCAgcctgtgtgcatttgtgtgtgttacgTTTCACCTGTTAGTGGCCATGAAATGCAGTGAAAATAAGAAGAACCACCACtgggaaggggtgtgtgtgtgtgtgtgtgtgtgtgtgtgtgtgtgtgtgtgtgtgtgtgtgtgtgtgtgtatgtagaacaccaccaccagtggaaagatgtgtgtgtgcacagctaCATAGAGGAAACCAGTGATGGCATGGCAACCACCCTAGGGATGCTGGGTGCACATGCACTTTCTAAGATTAGCTGAGAAGCCATTCGGGTGAACACAACTCTgccacataacacacacacacacacacacacacacacataactctGTCACGTAACTTGTACACAACaacaatcacaaacacacacaaccacacacaggtCTGCCACATAGCCTGCACACAGCAagaatctctctcacacacacacacacacacccatactgcACCAGAACATACCACCAGCAAGAACAAAACCTGAGCACATGTTCAAACTGTGATTCTAATCATACGGGCAAGACCAAAACAAACcaatctctgtctgtctgtctgtctgtctgtctctctctctctctctctctctctctctctctcacacacacacacacacacacacacacacacacacacacacacacacactttcactgaAACATGAGACAATGGTACAAATCTATCCAATCAGATTGAAGGAAACTGATTTTCTCGCCAATCGCGTCACAGAAGTCAGATCTTACAGCCCCACCCATTTGTGCACCTTCCGTGTCCATCTCGAGATCAACACAGTCGCTCCAGAAAGGTGGAGGCCAGTGACGCAGCGAGCCGCGCGCTGCCATCATCACCAAAGAGACGAAGACATAAACGTTGAAAGTCTTCCGAAAATCTTCAGCGTGCCTGATAATTTTGTCAGTTTAATTATTGTTAAGTTAGAGACAACTACTATAGCGGAACTAAATCAGGTCATGGTCATATAGCGTATGAATTAACTAGGCACGCACGCGacacacggcgcgagctgcaGGTGCGAGGTGCACGCGCACAACCTG contains these protein-coding regions:
- the sh2b2 gene encoding SH2B adapter protein 2 isoform X2, yielding MNCDGASSSPELSSCPLPDWREFCELHARASAADFAHKFRRFVSENPCYDSPGADASFSQHFTHHFLDCFTAALSQAREAGSPGAASSSSSAPKYSIVPFVGIQSCPLPYGHELCHRRKETGASSESLDSMDSGGGGAVGSTVPRGRRTPAHKVPALGQSRSSEDVSLGRPKARFKKGFSLRNMSLCVVDGVREIWHRRSSPEPDGGGGRKPGGAEPGGAERWSQRLRLARGSLSQRSELLEVQREGTLRYMVADDTNCVGAGQWQKCRLLLRKSRANVEGGEKFLLEFYVPPKCSKPKVSVPLSAIMEVRTTMPLEMPDKDNTFVLKVGDGSEYILETIDSLQKNSWVADIQDCIDPGDSGDDIELASCPHGPPCKEFSLVASCSCDLLPDGVHRAAERACTTTGDHCSAPSVRCRELPLTQHPSHVPLERFLQFPEAQGASPPPGGPGGPGEPIVEVEGDGSLAGYPWFHGTLSRVRAAQLVLAGGARSHGLFVIRQSETRPGEYVLTFNFQGKAKHLRLSVSESGQCHVHHLWFHTVCDMLRHFHAHPIPLESGGATDITLRLYVQVQRSPTDVASVPASLQEPSCRAEVTQPGHHVPGVPPPPPAPLTDTPISSSSSSSPTGLSATSGGVAGGVAGGLQSRSNSSERLLEPPAGSVEEYHDGEGARRSRAVENQYSFY
- the sh2b2 gene encoding SH2B adapter protein 2 isoform X1, yielding MSDRRVLRVTFSALAGRCHGPGMNCDGASSSPELSSCPLPDWREFCELHARASAADFAHKFRRFVSENPCYDSPGADASFSQHFTHHFLDCFTAALSQAREAGSPGAASSSSSAPKYSIVPFVGIQSCPLPYGHELCHRRKETGASSESLDSMDSGGGGAVGSTVPRGRRTPAHKVPALGQSRSSEDVSLGRPKARFKKGFSLRNMSLCVVDGVREIWHRRSSPEPDGGGGRKPGGAEPGGAERWSQRLRLARGSLSQRSELLEVQREGTLRYMVADDTNCVGAGQWQKCRLLLRKSRANVEGGEKFLLEFYVPPKCSKPKVSVPLSAIMEVRTTMPLEMPDKDNTFVLKVGDGSEYILETIDSLQKNSWVADIQDCIDPGDSGDDIELASCPHGPPCKEFSLVASCSCDLLPDGVHRAAERACTTTGDHCSAPSVRCRELPLTQHPSHVPLERFLQFPEAQGASPPPGGPGGPGEPIVEVEGDGSLAGYPWFHGTLSRVRAAQLVLAGGARSHGLFVIRQSETRPGEYVLTFNFQGKAKHLRLSVSESGQCHVHHLWFHTVCDMLRHFHAHPIPLESGGATDITLRLYVQVQRSPTDVASVPASLQEPSCRAEVTQPGHHVPGVPPPPPAPLTDTPISSSSSSSPTGLSATSGGVAGGVAGGLQSRSNSSERLLEPPAGSVEEYHDGEGARRSRAVENQYSFY